The Canis aureus isolate CA01 chromosome 24, VMU_Caureus_v.1.0, whole genome shotgun sequence genome includes a window with the following:
- the PASK gene encoding PAS domain-containing serine/threonine-protein kinase isoform X2 translates to MLAALPLSGICGLRPLGQSGLPARRQLSQWAPTPGLNPDALARPQCLMGIVVHGAGHEGPRRGSIPPHLPGTGNLSAHRRRPEASGGEQRGGARRTGPWLQLTVDPLAWWLPMEDGGPPESLAAQTTCEPSESLSSAHRHLSRRNGLSKLCQSRTALSEDRWSAYCLSSLAAQNICTSKLHCLVAPEQTEAAGSLGSMSCCSLLRGLSSGWSTPLLPALVCNPNKAVFTVDAKTTEILVANDKACQLLGYSSHALIGQRLTRFFLKPDSDVAKALSEEHVEADGRAAVVFGTVVDVVSRGGEKIPVSVWMKKVKQERGPCCVVVLEPVERVSAWVTFQSDGTITSCDSPFALLHGFVSSEEVLGQRVTDLIPSVQLPPPGEPVPQNLKIQRSVGRAKDGTTFPLSLKLKSECGGEAVGGSRAVPECSYSASVWVFSTISGLITLLPDGTIYGINHSFALMLFGYGRTELLGKNITFLIPGFYHYMDLVCDGSLPLPDLAERLDIGTQSRPGETSAGPWQGQNLAGAASGPGAGGTLAGDRVQPQGEAPERGGAPEAVVGTQAAADPGDCLPPSLPRLPTPTLGVENIPKGSSSAHRQQSSPKDQQDIPGGSPPAHRPQSSPEDQRDIPDGSPPAQRQQSSPGDQRDIPGGSPPAHNQQSSPKDQWNTLLGQEEPAAPESLRQDLVGRSRCDPVVTWTFASQGGPETPALAEGRSRNAELCGLYQEAQLEWTGLSSASSSNRRADSVMPEPRAAGQLAAEGLPMPYPGYGGEQSTQPGSPPGTARLLFSTPTLDEPWVAVENDREEIQTCLLKEQLPRLSFVGPLGVSYSELASAEHPPLPPPVSLCDPGGRDFCSRVGSSSAYYALATDLPGVLDAVQAQEADGNSFSWNLKELRFSEWADGTSSTCSCAASELVGTPSPSPAGSDVDVSGLHGRRPDVLDDRELLLLTGTCLHLGEARQFHESRLGPDRVELSETCLESSEHGGGRGRESPPCVLPAPEAGPVDVCPSEEPRLSFQVTSTPVRDDSLVAPGDMCTQHGIQEGTYAGSCYHRDGAQLSVQFEVKRVELQGAATLFCCWLVKDLLHGPRDSATRARLLLASLPGSSHSVCEASGSSVGEGLRSKPWFDDAPRAVELEGQAACEGAYSHKYLTLSPLGSGAFGFVWTAVDKEANKEVVVKFIKKEKVLEDCWIEDPKLGKVTLEIAILSRVEHANIIKVLDVFENQGFFQLVMEKHGSGLDLFAFIDRHPSLDEPLASYIFRQLVAAVGYLRSKSIIHRDIKDENIVIAEDFTIKLIDFGSAAYLEKGRLFHTFCGTIEYCAPEVLMGNPYKGPELEMWSLGVTLYTLIFEENPFCELEETMEAVIHPPYLVSEALMHLISGLLQPVPEQRTTLEKLVTDPWVIQPVNLADYTWDEVCRVNKPESGALSTVSLELEGRCAGELAWAAGPGGPLCPRGGP, encoded by the exons ATGTTGGCTGCTCTTCCCCTTTCCGGAATCTGTGGCCTCAGGCCCCTCGGCCAATCAGGGCTCCCGGCTCGGCGCCAGCTCAGCCAATGGGCTCCCACGCCAGGCTTGAACCCCGACGCGCTTGCGCGGCCCCAGTGTCTCATGGGAATTGTAGTTCACGGGGCAGGCCATGAGGGCCCCCGCCGCGGGAGCATCCCGCCTCACCTCCCCGGGACAGGTAATCTGAGCGCGCACCGCAGGCGTCCGGAGGCGTCCGGAGGCGAGCAGCGGGGAGGAGCAAGACGCACGGGACCGTGGCTGCAG TTGACGGTTGATCCCCTGGCCTGGTGGCTCCCGATGGAGGACGGAGGCCCCCCTGAGAGCCTGGCTGCACAGACCACCTGTGAGCCCAGCGAGTCCCTGTCCTCGGCCCACAGACACCTGAGCAGAAGGAATGGGCTTTCGAAGCTCTGCCAGAGCAGGACGGCCCTCTCTG AGGACAGATGGAGCGCCTACTGCCTGTCGTCCCTGGCCGCCCAGAACATCTGCACGAGCAAACTACACTGCCTGGTGGCGCCCGAGCAGACGGAAGCGGCCGGGTCCCTGGGCAGCATGTCCTGCTGCTCGCTGCTGCGGGGCTTGTCCTCGGGGTGGTCCacgcccctgctccctgcccttgtgtGCAACCCGAACAAGGCCGTTTTCACCGTGGACGCCAAGACCACAGAG ATCCTGGTTGCCAACGACAAGGCGTGCCAGCTCCTGGGGTACAGCAGCCACGCCCTGATCGGCCAGCGGCTCACGCGGTTCTTCCTGAAGCCGGACTCCGACGTGGCGAAGGCCCTCAGCGAGGAGCATGTGGAGGCCGACGGCCGCGCCGCAGTCGTGTTCGGCACCGTG GTGGACGTCGTGAGCCGTGGCGGGGAGAAGATCCCGGTGTCCGTGTGGATGAAGAAGGTGAAGCAGGAGCGCGGCCCGTGCTGCGTGGTCGTGCTGGAGCCTGTGGAGCGGGTGTCGGCCTGGGTCACCTTCCAAAGCGAC GGAACCATCACGTCGTGCGACAGCCCCTTTGCTCTCCTGCATGGGTTCGTGTCCAGCGAGGAGGTGCTCGGGCAGCGCGTCACAGACCTGATCCCTTCTGTGCAGCTGCCCCCGCCCGGCGAGCCCGTCCCACAG AATCTCAAGATCCAGAGGTCTGTCGGGAGAGCCAAAGATGGCACCACCTTCCCGCTGAGCTTAAAACTGAAATCTGAGTGTGGCGGTGAGGCGGTGGGAGGCAGCAGGGCAGTCCCCGAGTGCAGTTACTCGGCATCCGTCTGGGTGTTCTCCACCATCAGCGGCCTCATCACCCTCCTGCCCGACGGCACCATCTACGGCATCAACCACAGCTTTGCACTGATGCTGTTTGGTTACGGGAGGACGGAGCTCCTGGGCAAG AACATCACTTTCCTGATCCCCGGCTTCTACCACTACATGGACCTTGTGTGTGACGGTTCCTTACCACTGCCAGACCTGGCCGAACGCTTGGATATCGGCACCCAGAGCAGGCCCGGGGAGACAAGTGCGGGCCCCTGGCAGGGCCAGAACCTGGCTGGCGCGGCCTCAG GTCCAGGGGCTGGCGGCACGCTCGCCGGAGACCGCGTTCAGCCGCAGGGCGAGGCCCCGGAGCGAGGGGGGGCCCCGGAAGCCGTCGTGGGCACCCAGGCCGCCGCGGATCCTGGAGActgcctccccccttccctcccgcGTCTGCCGACTCCGACTCTGGG AGTGGAAAACATCCCAAAAGGAAGCTCATCAGCCCATAGACAACAGTCGTCGCCCAAGGACCAGCAAGACATCCCAGGAGGAAGCCCACCAGCCCATAGACCACAGTCGTCACCTGAGGACCAGCGAGACATCCCAGATGGAAGCCCACCAGCCCAGAGACAACAGTCGTCACCCGGGGACCAGCGAGACATCCCAGGAGGAAGCCCACCAGCCCATAACCAGCAGTCATCGCCCAAGGACCAGTGGAACACTCTCTTGGGGCAAGAGGAACCTGCAGCTCCAGAGAGCCTCAGACAGGACCTTGTGGGAAGAAGCAGGTGTGACCCAGTGGTCACATGGACGTTTGCTTCCCAGGGAGGACCTGAGACCCCAGCTCTAGCTGAGGGCAGGAGTAGAAACGCTGAACTGTGTGGCCTCTATCAGGAGGCTCAGCTAGAGTGGACAGGGTTGAGCAGTGCCAGCAGTTCCAACCGTCGGGCTGATTCCGTCATGCCCGAGCCCCGTGCCGCGGGCCAGCTGGCAGCGGAGGGGCTCCCGATGCCCTACCCTGGGTATGGGGGCGAGCAGAGCACGCAGCCAGGAAGCCCGCCTGGGACAGCGCGACTCCTGTTCTCAACGCCGACGCTggatgagccctgggtggctGTGGAGAATGACCGAGAGGAGATACAGACGTGCTTGCTTAAGGAGCAGCTGCCCAGACTGAGCtttgtggggcccctgggtgtctcTTACAGCGAGCTGGCCTCAGCAGAGCAccccccgctcccgccccccgTGTCGTTGTGTGACCCGGGAGGCAGGGACTTCTGCAGCCGCGTGGGCAGCTCCTCCGCCTACTATGCCCTGGCCACAGACCTCCCCGGGGTCCTGGACGCAGTGCAGGCCCAGGAGGCCGATGGGAATTCCTTCTCCTGGAACCTCAAGGAACTGCGTTTCAGTGAGTGGGCAGATGGAACTTCGTCCACCTGTTCCTGCGCTGCGTCCGAGCTTGTGGGCACGCCCTCCCCCTCGCCGGCGGGCTCCGATGTGGACGTGAGTGGTCTGCACGGACGGAGGCCGGATGTTCTGGATGATAGGGAGCTGTTGCTCCTGACCGGCACGTGCTTGCATCTCGGGGAGGCTCGGCAGTTTCACGAGAGCCGTCTGGGGCCCGATCGAGTGGAGCTCTCGGAGACCTGTCTGGAGTCCTCAGAGCACGGGGGAGGGCGCGGCAGAGAGAGCCCACCGTGCGTGCTTCCCGCGCCGGAGGCTGGCCCCGTGGACGTGTGCCCGTCAGAGGAGCCCAGGCTGAGTTTCCAGGTCACCTCCACGCCTGTGAGAGACGACAGCCTGGTGGCACCCGGGGACATGTGCACGCAGCACGGGATCCAGGAGGGGACCTACGCCGGCAGCTGCTACCACCGGGACGGAGCGCAGCTGA gTGTGCAGTTTGAGGTGAAGCGCGTGGAGCTCCAGGGCGCGGCGACCCTGTTCTGCTGCTGGCTCGTCAAAGACCTGCTGCACGGCCCCCGGGACTCGGCCACGCGCGCCCGCCTGCTGCTGGCCAGCCTGCCCGGCTCCAGCCACTCCGTGTGCGAGGCCTCCGGCTCCAGCGTCGGGGAG GGTCTGAGAAGCAAGCCCTGGTTCGACGACGCCCCCAGGGCCGTGGAGCTGGAGGGGCAGGCGGCCTGCGAGGGCGCGTACTCCCACAAGTACCTCACGCTGAGCCCGCTGGGCAGCGGGGCCTTCGGCTTCGTCTGGACGGCGGTAGATAAGGAGGCCAACAAGGAG GTGGTGGTGAAGTTCATTAAGAAGGAGAAGGTTCTGGAGGATTGTTGGATCGAGGATCCCAAACTTGGAAAAGTCACCTTAGAGATTGCCATTCTGTCCAGGGTGGAGCACGCCAACATCATCAAG GTGTTGGACGTATTTGAGAACCAAGGGTTCTTTCAGCTGGTGATGGAGAAGCACGGCTCCGGCCTGGACCTCTTCGCGTTCATTGACCGTCACCCCAGTCTGGACGAACCCCTGGCGAGTTACATCTTCCGGCAG CTGGTGGCGGCGGTGGGCTACCTGCGTTCCAAGAGCATCATTCACCGCGACATCAAGGACGAGAACATCGTCATCGCCGAGGACTTCACCATCAAGCTCATCGACTTCGGCTCCGCCGCCTACTTGGAGAAGGGCAGGCTGTTTCACACGTTCTGTGGGACCATCGAGTACTGCGCACCCGAGGTCCTCATGGGAAACCC GTACAAGGGGCCGGAGCTGGAGATGTGGTCGCTGGGGGTCACGCTGTACACGCTGATCTTTGAGGAGAACCCCTTCTGCGAGCTGGAGGAGACCATGGAGGCCGTGATCCACCCCCCATACCTGGTGTCAGAAG